Proteins encoded in a region of the Cupriavidus pauculus genome:
- a CDS encoding response regulator transcription factor: MTATPSPTPHRGETVFIVDDDEAMRDSLTWLLEGNGYQVRSFNSAEQFLSAYDAGQVSCLILDVRMPGMSGPELQERMLAEGIDIPIVFITGHGDVPMAVSTMKRGAIDFIEKPFDESELRALVERMLTKARTDHSAAREQRAAKDLLGKLTTREQQVLERIVAGRLNKQIADDLGISIKTVEAHRANIMEKLNVNTVADLLRLALSRNS, translated from the coding sequence ATGACAGCAACGCCTTCCCCAACGCCTCACCGCGGCGAGACCGTCTTCATCGTCGATGACGACGAGGCGATGCGCGACTCGCTGACCTGGCTGCTCGAGGGCAATGGCTATCAGGTCCGCAGCTTCAACAGCGCCGAGCAGTTTCTTTCGGCCTATGACGCCGGACAGGTTTCCTGCCTGATCCTCGACGTGCGGATGCCGGGCATGAGCGGCCCCGAGCTGCAGGAGCGCATGCTCGCCGAGGGCATCGACATCCCCATCGTCTTCATTACCGGCCACGGCGACGTGCCGATGGCGGTCTCCACGATGAAGCGCGGCGCCATCGATTTCATCGAGAAACCGTTCGACGAATCGGAACTGCGCGCGCTCGTGGAGCGCATGCTGACCAAGGCGCGTACCGATCATTCGGCGGCCCGCGAACAGCGCGCGGCCAAGGACCTGCTCGGCAAGCTGACCACGCGCGAGCAGCAGGTGCTCGAGCGCATCGTCGCCGGCCGCCTGAACAAGCAGATCGCCGACGACCTTGGCATCTCCATCAAGACCGTGGAGGCGCACCGCGCCAACATCATGGAGAAGCTCAACGTGAACACGGTGGCGGACCTGCTTCGCCTCGCGCTCTCGCGCAACAGCTGA
- a CDS encoding PAS domain S-box protein encodes MQFLERILSSFRTAMLPPSTADSGHGARTGDDALHPGPAQAHRHGEAHDAPDTHDANPDAGPYAAAPRGLWWLRWRNLVATSWFMFIPLVAIVLFTVAMGVILWSLHETERQQQRDALYRDAAWAQQRVRLSLLSNQDQLASLARDIAAAQLDQGAYRTAAQEILRENPEIVFINWLDATRRGRWSLPSTSEFASRLRESQDQPLEPEVLDTFDAARETQRVVYSRPLVNDRGDSFMLMEVPIVRDNEFLGTLGALYSINGILTHLLPPELTERYRFSLIDKNNQTRASTSVRPVPGNALSYEVLLDPPGHSLSLRADAYPPPSNLPNNMLLWLVVGLSCFLLWSLWSMWRHTSRRSEAQRALLAETSFRRAMENSMLIGLRALDLNGRITYVNPAFCRMTGWLEADLVGRMPPFPYWPPNDQQEMQKQIDLTLQGKSPATGYEMRVMRRDGSSFFARMYVSPLVDSRGRHTGWMSSMTDITEPKRAREELAAAHDRFTTVLESLDAAVSVLATDKAELLFANRYYRQLFGWEAEGHLKLAGDDFDKEQISSDSTDYVDAYAGLPASELMPYASDAREVFVPDMQKWFEVRRRYIQWVDGHLAQMQIATDITMRKAAEEMARQHEERLQFTSRLTTMGEMASSLAHELNQPLAAINNYCMGAVARLHSGRSTPEDLIPVLEKTSAQAVRAGTIISRIRGFVKRSQPQRREASLHDIVADAVGLADLEATRRRVTILTRLPAPPLLLYVDPVLIEQVLVNLLKNAVEAMAGLPAMRAAGVVRLHARVEPMEFGQCCCIDVIDQGPGVDEATKERLFEPFFSTKSDGMGMGLNICRSIIESHQGRLWVENNPDGIGCTFKITLPIHTAPTEQ; translated from the coding sequence ATGCAGTTCCTCGAACGAATCCTCTCCAGCTTCCGCACCGCGATGCTCCCGCCGTCTACCGCCGATTCCGGCCACGGCGCCCGTACCGGCGACGACGCGTTGCATCCCGGCCCCGCGCAGGCGCACCGGCACGGCGAAGCGCACGACGCGCCGGACACCCATGACGCGAATCCCGACGCGGGCCCCTATGCGGCCGCGCCGCGCGGCCTGTGGTGGCTGCGCTGGCGCAACCTCGTCGCGACCAGCTGGTTCATGTTCATCCCGCTCGTGGCGATCGTGCTGTTCACGGTGGCCATGGGCGTCATCCTCTGGTCGCTGCACGAGACCGAGCGCCAGCAGCAGCGCGACGCGCTCTATCGCGACGCGGCGTGGGCGCAGCAGCGCGTGCGGCTGTCCCTGCTGAGCAACCAGGATCAGCTTGCCTCCCTCGCGCGCGATATCGCGGCCGCGCAGCTCGACCAGGGCGCCTATCGCACCGCCGCGCAGGAAATCCTGCGCGAGAACCCAGAGATCGTGTTCATCAACTGGCTCGACGCCACGCGGCGCGGACGCTGGTCGCTGCCGTCCACCTCGGAGTTCGCGAGCCGCCTGCGCGAGTCGCAGGACCAGCCGCTCGAGCCCGAGGTACTGGATACCTTCGACGCCGCGCGCGAAACGCAGCGCGTGGTCTACTCGCGGCCGCTCGTCAACGACCGCGGCGACAGCTTCATGCTGATGGAAGTGCCGATCGTGCGGGACAACGAATTCCTCGGCACGCTCGGCGCGCTGTACTCGATCAACGGCATCCTGACCCATCTGCTGCCCCCCGAGCTCACCGAGCGCTACCGCTTCTCGCTGATCGACAAGAACAACCAGACGCGCGCGAGCACGTCGGTACGGCCGGTACCGGGCAACGCGCTGTCGTACGAGGTCCTGCTCGATCCGCCCGGCCATTCGCTGTCGCTGCGCGCCGATGCCTATCCGCCGCCGTCCAACCTGCCCAACAACATGCTGTTGTGGCTCGTGGTCGGCCTGTCGTGCTTCCTGCTGTGGAGTCTCTGGAGCATGTGGCGGCATACGAGCCGCCGCTCGGAGGCGCAGCGCGCGCTGCTCGCGGAAACGTCGTTCCGCCGCGCGATGGAAAACTCGATGCTGATCGGCCTGCGCGCGCTCGACCTCAACGGCCGCATCACGTACGTCAATCCCGCATTCTGCCGCATGACGGGCTGGCTGGAAGCCGACCTCGTCGGCCGCATGCCCCCTTTCCCCTACTGGCCGCCCAACGACCAGCAGGAGATGCAGAAGCAGATCGACCTCACGCTGCAGGGCAAGTCGCCGGCCACCGGCTACGAGATGCGCGTGATGCGCCGCGACGGCAGCAGCTTCTTCGCGCGCATGTACGTCTCGCCGCTCGTCGATAGCCGCGGCCGCCATACGGGCTGGATGAGTTCGATGACGGACATCACCGAGCCCAAGCGCGCGCGCGAGGAGCTGGCCGCCGCGCACGACCGCTTCACCACGGTGCTCGAGAGCCTGGACGCCGCGGTGTCGGTGCTGGCCACCGACAAGGCCGAACTGCTGTTCGCCAACCGCTATTACCGCCAGCTGTTCGGCTGGGAAGCCGAGGGCCACCTGAAGCTGGCCGGCGACGACTTCGACAAGGAGCAGATCTCGAGCGACAGCACCGACTACGTCGATGCCTACGCGGGCCTGCCCGCTTCCGAGCTCATGCCCTACGCGTCCGACGCGCGGGAAGTGTTCGTGCCGGACATGCAGAAATGGTTCGAAGTCCGCCGCCGGTATATCCAGTGGGTGGACGGCCACCTCGCGCAGATGCAGATCGCCACGGACATCACCATGCGCAAGGCCGCCGAGGAAATGGCGCGCCAGCACGAAGAGCGCCTGCAGTTCACGAGCCGCCTGACCACCATGGGCGAAATGGCGTCGTCGCTCGCGCACGAGCTCAACCAGCCGCTCGCGGCCATCAACAACTACTGCATGGGCGCCGTGGCGCGGCTCCACTCGGGCCGCAGCACGCCCGAGGACCTGATTCCGGTGCTCGAGAAAACGTCCGCGCAGGCCGTACGCGCGGGCACCATCATCAGCCGCATCCGGGGCTTCGTGAAGCGTAGCCAGCCGCAGCGCCGCGAAGCGTCGCTGCACGACATCGTCGCCGACGCGGTCGGACTGGCCGATCTGGAAGCCACGCGCCGCCGCGTGACCATCCTCACGCGCCTGCCCGCCCCGCCGCTGCTGCTGTACGTCGATCCGGTGCTGATCGAACAGGTGCTCGTCAACCTGCTCAAGAACGCGGTGGAAGCCATGGCGGGCCTGCCGGCCATGCGCGCGGCCGGCGTCGTGCGCCTGCACGCGCGGGTGGAACCGATGGAATTCGGCCAGTGCTGCTGCATCGACGTGATCGACCAGGGGCCGGGCGTGGACGAGGCGACCAAGGAGCGGCTGTTCGAGCCGTTCTTCAGCACCAAGTCGGACGGCATGGGCATGGGCCTCAATATCTGCCGGTCGATCATCGAATCCCACCAGGGCCGGCTCTGGGTGGAAAACAACCCCGATGGCATCGGCTGCACGTTCAAGATCACATTGCCGATCCACACGGCCCCAACTGAGCAATAA
- the aceE gene encoding pyruvate dehydrogenase (acetyl-transferring), homodimeric type, with translation MSAVPEQILGASSANDADPQETHEWLDALQGVIAAEGPERAAFLIDKQIEYARVNGVTQPFHAETQYINTIPVELQARIPGDQDIEHRIRSYTRWNAMAMVLRANKHTNVGGHISSFASAATLYDVGYNHFWRAPTEELGGDLVFVQGHSAPGVYSRAFLLGRLTTEQLDNFRQEVDGKGISSYPHPWLMPDFWQFPTVSMGLGPIMAIYQARFMKYLDSRGLAKAGDRKVWAFLGDGETDEPESLGAIGMAGRERLDNLVFVINCNLQRLDGPVRGNGKIIQELESEFRGAGWNVIKVVWGSRWDQLLARDHKGLLMKRMMECVDGEYQTFKAKDGAYVREHFFNTPELKAMVADWSDDDIWRLNRGGHDPHKVYAAYKAASDHKGQPTLILAKTIKGYGMGDAGQAMNVAHQQKKMPVESIRKFRDQFNIPVADDQLEKVPYLTFDEGSKELEYMRARRMELGGYLPARRKQAAPLAVPELKAFEALLKATGEGREVSTTMAFVRILNTLLKDKQIGKHVVPIVPDESRTFGMEGLFRQVGIWNQQGQKYVPEDHDQLMFYKESETGQVLQEGINEAGAMCDWIAAATSYSTHGVQMIPFYIYYSMFGIQRIGDLCWAAADMRSRGFLLGGTSGRTTLNGEGLQHEDGHSHVFHAAIPNCISYDPTFQYELAVVMQDGLRRMYAEQEDVYYYLTVMNENYEHPEMPAGVEGDIVKGMYQFRKGVENSNAPRVQLLGSGTIFREVIAAADLLKKDWGVESDLWGCPSFTELAREGQDVERYNLLHPTETPRESFVTQKLKGVRGPVIASTDYVRAFAEQIRPFVPRRYVVLGTDGFGRSDTREKLRHFFEVDRHWVTVAALKALADEGAIGREKVAEAIKKYNLDPSKPNPMSV, from the coding sequence ATGTCAGCTGTACCAGAGCAGATCCTCGGCGCCAGCAGCGCCAACGACGCAGACCCCCAGGAAACGCATGAATGGCTCGATGCCCTGCAGGGTGTCATCGCCGCCGAAGGTCCCGAGCGGGCTGCCTTCCTGATCGACAAGCAGATCGAATACGCACGCGTGAACGGCGTGACCCAGCCGTTCCATGCGGAAACGCAATACATCAACACGATTCCGGTCGAGCTGCAGGCACGCATCCCTGGCGACCAGGACATCGAGCACCGCATCCGTTCGTACACGCGCTGGAACGCGATGGCGATGGTGCTGCGCGCGAACAAGCATACCAACGTCGGCGGCCATATCTCGTCGTTCGCTTCCGCCGCGACGCTCTATGACGTCGGCTACAACCACTTCTGGCGCGCCCCCACCGAAGAACTGGGCGGCGACCTCGTCTTCGTGCAGGGCCACTCGGCGCCGGGCGTCTACTCGCGCGCGTTCCTGCTGGGCCGCCTGACGACCGAGCAGCTCGACAACTTCCGCCAGGAAGTGGACGGCAAGGGTATCTCGTCGTACCCGCATCCGTGGCTGATGCCGGACTTCTGGCAGTTCCCGACCGTGTCGATGGGCCTCGGCCCGATCATGGCCATCTACCAGGCACGCTTCATGAAGTACCTGGACAGCCGCGGCCTGGCCAAGGCCGGCGACCGCAAGGTCTGGGCCTTCCTCGGCGACGGCGAGACCGACGAGCCGGAATCGCTCGGCGCGATCGGCATGGCCGGCCGCGAACGCCTGGACAACCTCGTGTTCGTGATCAACTGCAACCTGCAGCGCCTGGACGGCCCGGTGCGCGGCAACGGCAAGATCATCCAGGAACTGGAGTCGGAATTCCGCGGCGCCGGCTGGAACGTGATCAAGGTGGTGTGGGGCAGCCGCTGGGACCAGCTGCTGGCGCGCGACCACAAGGGCCTGCTGATGAAGCGCATGATGGAATGCGTGGACGGCGAATACCAGACCTTCAAGGCCAAGGATGGCGCCTACGTGCGCGAGCACTTCTTCAATACGCCGGAACTGAAGGCCATGGTGGCCGACTGGTCCGACGACGATATCTGGCGCCTGAACCGCGGCGGCCACGATCCGCACAAGGTGTATGCCGCCTACAAGGCCGCGAGCGACCACAAGGGCCAGCCGACGCTGATCCTCGCCAAGACCATCAAGGGCTATGGCATGGGTGACGCGGGCCAGGCGATGAACGTCGCCCACCAGCAGAAGAAGATGCCGGTGGAGTCGATCCGCAAGTTCCGCGACCAGTTCAACATTCCGGTTGCCGACGACCAGCTCGAGAAGGTGCCGTACCTGACGTTCGACGAAGGTTCGAAGGAACTGGAATACATGCGCGCCCGCCGCATGGAACTCGGCGGTTACCTGCCGGCGCGCCGCAAGCAGGCCGCGCCGCTGGCCGTGCCCGAGCTCAAGGCCTTCGAGGCCCTGCTCAAGGCAACGGGCGAAGGCCGCGAAGTGTCCACGACGATGGCGTTCGTGCGGATCCTGAACACGCTGCTGAAGGACAAGCAGATCGGCAAGCACGTGGTGCCCATCGTGCCGGACGAATCGCGTACGTTCGGCATGGAAGGCCTGTTCCGCCAGGTCGGTATCTGGAACCAGCAGGGTCAGAAGTACGTCCCCGAGGACCATGACCAGCTGATGTTCTACAAGGAATCGGAAACCGGCCAGGTGCTGCAGGAAGGCATCAACGAAGCCGGCGCGATGTGCGACTGGATCGCCGCGGCCACGTCGTATTCGACGCATGGCGTGCAGATGATTCCGTTCTACATCTACTACTCGATGTTCGGCATCCAGCGTATCGGCGACCTGTGCTGGGCCGCCGCGGACATGCGTTCGCGCGGCTTCCTGCTGGGCGGCACGTCGGGCCGCACGACGCTGAACGGCGAAGGCCTGCAGCACGAGGACGGTCACTCGCACGTGTTCCACGCCGCGATTCCGAACTGCATCTCGTACGACCCGACGTTCCAGTACGAACTGGCGGTGGTGATGCAGGACGGCCTGCGCCGCATGTATGCCGAGCAGGAAGACGTCTACTACTACCTGACGGTGATGAACGAGAACTACGAACATCCGGAAATGCCGGCTGGCGTAGAGGGCGACATCGTCAAGGGCATGTACCAGTTCCGCAAGGGCGTGGAGAACAGCAACGCGCCGCGCGTGCAGCTGCTGGGCTCGGGCACGATTTTCCGCGAGGTGATCGCCGCCGCGGACCTGCTGAAGAAGGACTGGGGCGTGGAATCGGACCTGTGGGGCTGCCCGAGCTTCACGGAACTGGCCCGCGAAGGCCAGGACGTCGAGCGCTACAACCTGCTGCACCCGACCGAGACGCCGCGCGAGTCGTTCGTCACGCAGAAGCTCAAGGGCGTGCGCGGTCCGGTCATCGCCTCGACCGACTACGTGCGCGCGTTCGCCGAACAGATTCGTCCGTTCGTGCCGCGCCGCTACGTGGTGCTGGGTACCGATGGCTTCGGCCGCTCGGACACCCGCGAGAAGCTGCGCCACTTCTTCGAAGTGGATCGCCACTGGGTCACGGTGGCCGCGCTGAAGGCGCTGGCCGACGAAGGCGCGATCGGTCGTGAAAAGGTGGCCGAGGCCATCAAGAAGTACAACCTCGACCCGTCCAAGCCGAACCCCATGTCGGTCTGA
- the aceF gene encoding dihydrolipoyllysine-residue acetyltransferase gives MSQAIEIKVPDIGDYDAVPVIEVHVKPGDTINAEDALVTLESDKATMDVPSPQAGTVKEVRIKVGDNVKEGSVLVMLEPAGAAAPAPAAAPAAAPAPAPAPAPAAAAPAPAPAPAAAPAGGGGTIEVKVPDIGDYDAVPVIEVHVKAGDTIKAEDALVTLESDKATMDVPSPQAGTVKEVKVKIGDNVKEGVVLLILEGAGGAAAPAPAAAAAAPAPAAAAPAPAAAAPAPAAAPAPAPAAAPAQGVTGKAAHASPSVRRFARELGVDVSRVPGTGPKGRITQEDVQNFVKGVMSGQTAAPAAAAGAAAGGGGGGELNLLPWPKVDFSRFGEFESKPLSRIKKISGANLHRNWVMIPHVTNNDEADITELEAFRVLLNKENEKAGVKVTMLAFLIKATVAALKKFPNFNASLDGDNLVFKKYFNIGFAADTPNGLVVPVLKDADKKGVLEISKEMGELAKAARDGKLKPDQMQGGCFSISSLGGIGGTHFTPIINAPEVAIMGASKSAMKPVWDGKQFVPRLMLPLSLSYDHRVIDGADAARFNAYIGQLLADFRRIIL, from the coding sequence ATGAGTCAAGCGATTGAAATCAAGGTGCCGGATATCGGCGACTATGACGCCGTTCCCGTCATCGAAGTGCATGTGAAACCCGGCGACACGATCAACGCCGAGGACGCGCTGGTCACGCTCGAGTCCGACAAGGCCACCATGGACGTGCCGTCGCCGCAGGCCGGCACGGTCAAGGAAGTCCGCATCAAGGTGGGCGACAACGTGAAGGAAGGCTCCGTGCTGGTCATGCTGGAGCCCGCTGGCGCCGCCGCGCCGGCACCGGCTGCCGCGCCCGCGGCGGCTCCGGCGCCGGCACCCGCTCCGGCCCCGGCGGCCGCCGCACCGGCGCCCGCACCGGCTCCGGCCGCCGCGCCCGCTGGCGGTGGCGGCACCATCGAGGTCAAGGTGCCCGATATCGGCGACTACGACGCGGTGCCCGTGATCGAAGTCCACGTGAAGGCCGGCGATACGATCAAGGCCGAAGACGCGCTGGTTACGCTCGAGTCCGACAAGGCCACCATGGATGTGCCGTCGCCGCAGGCCGGCACGGTCAAGGAAGTGAAGGTCAAGATCGGCGACAACGTGAAGGAAGGCGTCGTCCTGCTGATTCTGGAAGGCGCCGGCGGTGCTGCCGCGCCGGCTCCGGCCGCAGCGGCCGCCGCACCGGCACCCGCCGCGGCGGCCCCGGCCCCGGCTGCCGCCGCGCCGGCCCCCGCAGCGGCTCCGGCTCCCGCGCCGGCCGCCGCGCCCGCGCAGGGCGTGACCGGCAAGGCCGCGCACGCGAGCCCGTCGGTGCGCCGCTTCGCGCGCGAACTCGGCGTGGATGTCTCGCGCGTGCCGGGTACCGGTCCGAAGGGCCGCATCACCCAGGAAGACGTGCAGAACTTCGTCAAGGGCGTGATGAGCGGCCAGACCGCGGCGCCTGCCGCGGCCGCTGGCGCTGCCGCCGGCGGCGGTGGCGGTGGCGAACTGAACCTGCTGCCGTGGCCGAAGGTGGACTTCAGCCGCTTTGGCGAGTTCGAAAGCAAGCCGCTGTCGCGCATCAAGAAGATTTCCGGTGCCAACCTGCACCGCAACTGGGTGATGATCCCCCACGTCACGAACAACGACGAGGCCGATATCACCGAGCTGGAAGCCTTCCGCGTGCTGCTGAACAAGGAAAACGAGAAGGCCGGCGTCAAGGTCACGATGCTCGCGTTCCTGATCAAGGCCACGGTCGCGGCGCTGAAGAAGTTCCCGAACTTCAATGCATCGCTGGACGGCGACAACCTCGTCTTCAAGAAGTATTTCAATATCGGCTTCGCGGCCGATACGCCGAACGGGCTCGTCGTGCCGGTGCTCAAGGATGCCGACAAGAAGGGCGTGCTCGAGATCAGCAAGGAGATGGGCGAGCTGGCCAAGGCGGCCCGCGACGGCAAGCTCAAGCCGGACCAGATGCAGGGCGGTTGCTTCTCCATCTCGTCGCTCGGCGGCATTGGCGGCACGCACTTCACGCCGATCATCAATGCCCCGGAAGTGGCGATCATGGGGGCGAGCAAGTCGGCCATGAAGCCGGTCTGGGACGGCAAGCAGTTCGTGCCGCGTCTGATGCTGCCGCTGTCGCTGTCGTACGACCATCGCGTCATCGACGGTGCCGATGCGGCGCGCTTCAACGCGTACATCGGCCAGCTGCTGGCGGATTTCCGCCGCATCATTCTCTGA
- a CDS encoding MFS transporter, producing the protein MTTCVVVRKGAEVAIAADALVTFGDTRLSRAYERNQKVFPVGESFVALAGTTAHFPVMRSLLLGMGEECRLGSRDDVFRTFLKVHEKLKSEYFINTKEDDDDPYESSQIVCLIANPHGIFGVYSYREVFSFDRFWGIGSGRNYALGAMHAVYDRPDFGAGDIARVGVDAGVEFDKSSAGPIDVHVVSLQDPATPTTQNGGAA; encoded by the coding sequence ATGACTACATGTGTCGTTGTCAGGAAGGGTGCCGAAGTGGCAATCGCGGCCGACGCGCTGGTGACGTTCGGCGACACGCGGCTCTCGCGCGCCTACGAACGCAACCAGAAGGTCTTTCCGGTGGGCGAGAGCTTTGTCGCGCTGGCCGGGACGACCGCGCACTTTCCGGTCATGCGCAGCCTGCTGCTGGGCATGGGCGAGGAGTGCCGGCTCGGTTCGCGCGACGATGTCTTCCGCACGTTTCTCAAGGTGCACGAGAAGCTCAAGTCCGAGTACTTCATCAACACCAAGGAAGACGATGACGACCCCTACGAGTCGTCGCAGATCGTTTGCCTGATCGCCAATCCGCACGGCATCTTCGGCGTCTATTCGTATCGCGAGGTGTTTTCGTTCGACCGCTTCTGGGGCATCGGATCGGGGCGCAACTATGCGCTCGGCGCGATGCATGCGGTCTACGATCGGCCGGACTTCGGTGCCGGCGATATCGCGCGCGTGGGCGTGGACGCGGGGGTGGAGTTCGACAAGAGTTCGGCGGGACCCATCGACGTGCATGTCGTCTCTCTGCAGGATCCGGCAACCCCGACAACCCAAAATGGAGGCGCGGCCTGA
- the lpdA gene encoding dihydrolipoyl dehydrogenase translates to MSVTEVKVPDIGDFDAVEVIEVLVKAGDTVEEEQSLIVLESDKASMDVPSSSAGKVVEVRVKVGDKVAKGTVICTVEAAAGAAAPAPAAPAPAPAAAPAPAPAAAPAAAPAAAPAAATHTGGADIQCDMLVLGAGPGGYSAAFRAADLGMNTVIVERYKTLGGVCLNVGCIPSKALLHNAAIIDEAKALASHGVSFGDVKIDLDKLRGYKESVVGKLTGGLAGMAKMRKVQVVRGLGTFLDPHHLEVQETEGEGQATSGKKTVIQFKQAIIAAGSQAVMLPFIPKDPRIVDSTGALELPSIPGKMLVIGGGIIGLEMATVYSTLGARIDVVEMLDGLMQGADRDLVKVWDKMNKHRFDNVMLKTKTVGVEAKPDGIYVKFEGEAAPAEPQRYDFVLVSVGRTPNGKKIGAERAGVAVTDRGFIEVDKQMRTNVPHIFAIGDIVGQPMLAHKAVHEAHVAAEAAHGEKAYFDVKQIPSVAYTDPEVAWAGLTEEQCKAQGIKYGKGVFPWAASGRAIANGRDEGFTKLIFDEETHRIIGGGIVGTHAGDLISEVCLAIEMGADAVDIGKTIHPHPTLGESIGMAAEIYEGVCTDVPPPRKK, encoded by the coding sequence ATGAGTGTGACCGAAGTCAAGGTGCCGGATATCGGCGATTTCGACGCGGTGGAAGTCATTGAAGTCCTGGTCAAGGCCGGCGATACGGTGGAAGAGGAGCAGTCGCTCATCGTCCTCGAGTCCGACAAGGCCAGCATGGACGTGCCGTCGTCGTCCGCCGGCAAGGTGGTCGAGGTACGCGTGAAGGTGGGCGACAAGGTGGCCAAGGGAACCGTGATCTGCACGGTGGAGGCCGCCGCGGGCGCCGCGGCGCCGGCACCGGCCGCTCCCGCCCCGGCACCTGCGGCCGCCCCGGCACCCGCACCCGCGGCAGCACCCGCAGCGGCTCCGGCTGCCGCGCCCGCTGCCGCGACGCACACGGGCGGCGCCGACATCCAGTGCGACATGCTCGTGCTGGGCGCGGGCCCCGGCGGCTATTCGGCCGCGTTCCGCGCGGCGGACCTCGGCATGAACACCGTGATCGTCGAGCGCTACAAGACGCTCGGCGGCGTGTGCCTGAACGTGGGCTGCATTCCGTCGAAGGCGCTGCTGCACAACGCGGCGATCATCGACGAGGCAAAGGCGCTCGCTTCCCATGGCGTGTCGTTCGGCGACGTGAAGATCGACCTGGACAAGCTGCGCGGCTACAAGGAGTCCGTGGTCGGCAAGCTGACCGGCGGCCTCGCGGGCATGGCCAAGATGCGCAAGGTGCAGGTCGTGCGCGGCCTCGGCACGTTCCTCGATCCGCACCATCTGGAAGTGCAGGAAACCGAGGGCGAAGGCCAGGCCACGAGCGGCAAGAAGACCGTCATCCAGTTCAAGCAGGCCATCATCGCGGCCGGCAGCCAGGCCGTGATGCTGCCGTTTATCCCGAAAGATCCGCGTATCGTCGATTCGACGGGCGCGCTCGAGCTGCCGAGCATCCCGGGCAAGATGCTCGTGATCGGCGGCGGCATCATCGGGCTGGAAATGGCCACGGTGTACAGCACGCTGGGCGCGCGCATCGACGTCGTGGAAATGCTCGACGGCCTGATGCAGGGCGCGGACCGTGACCTCGTGAAGGTCTGGGACAAGATGAACAAGCATCGCTTCGACAACGTGATGCTCAAGACGAAGACCGTCGGCGTGGAAGCGAAGCCCGATGGCATCTACGTGAAGTTCGAGGGCGAGGCCGCGCCGGCCGAGCCGCAGCGCTACGACTTCGTGCTGGTCTCCGTGGGCCGTACGCCCAACGGCAAGAAGATCGGCGCCGAGCGCGCCGGCGTTGCCGTGACCGATCGCGGCTTTATCGAGGTCGACAAGCAGATGCGCACGAATGTGCCGCATATCTTCGCGATCGGCGATATCGTCGGCCAGCCGATGCTTGCGCACAAGGCCGTGCACGAAGCGCACGTGGCCGCCGAGGCCGCGCATGGCGAGAAGGCGTACTTCGACGTCAAGCAGATTCCGTCGGTCGCCTACACCGATCCGGAAGTGGCCTGGGCCGGCCTGACCGAGGAGCAGTGCAAGGCGCAGGGCATCAAGTACGGCAAGGGCGTGTTCCCATGGGCCGCCTCGGGCCGCGCGATCGCCAATGGCCGCGACGAAGGCTTCACCAAGCTGATCTTCGACGAAGAGACGCATCGCATCATCGGTGGCGGCATCGTCGGCACGCATGCGGGCGACCTGATCAGCGAGGTCTGCCTCGCGATCGAAATGGGCGCCGATGCCGTGGATATCGGCAAGACGATCCATCCGCACCCGACGCTGGGCGAGTCGATCGGCATGGCTGCCGAGATCTACGAAGGCGTCTGCACGGACGTCCCGCCGCCGCGGAAGAAGTAA